The nucleotide window TTGTTGATGTTTCTTCAACCAATTGGCCCATGCAGATTACACAAGAAAACGCAGGTGCCTCAGGCTCACTTTGGGGCTCTATTGGAGCCATGGGGATACTGGTTTCCTGCAATAAGGAATTCCAAGCTTAGTTCTCGAAACTTTAGCATATCTTTGCATAATTAGTACTTTCATACATAAACAAGCTATTCAAAAGTGCAGCATGAGTTGGTGAAAATAATTTGAAACTCAAATCAATACTTCCCTGTCTTTGATGTTCAATCATTTAAAGATAAATGCATAAAGAATCAAATCTAGGACATGAAAACCCAATTACAGGCAAGAGACTGAGTATGAGACACTACTATGAGCATCCACTAATATATGCTTCAATAATTGAATCAGGTCTGATCATTAGTGTGTACAACAGAGGATGGTAAGTGATAGGAAGTCATTCAAATTTGAGATGACATGAACACTGAATTTAATATATCTGCTTAAAGAATACGAGTATAAGCCAAAGGAGGAGCTATCAACATAACGAACTGCAAAAGGGAGACAAAAGTTACCAACTTAACAGGTAGACCAAGTCTAAATACAATAGACAGGAACTGGATCGATATTCTATGATGAAAAGCAAAGCGAACAAATATTTCAAGGCAAGTGCTGTACTCGAGTGAGAGAATATAAACCTTCTTTCTTACATATGTCCTACAACTTTCAGCAAAGAATATTGAGGAATTCAAGCAATTGTAGATTTTATACAAATAATTCAAATGAGAATGTTTTCAATCTTTTGTCCAAAACTGAATCACACTTCTTCAAGACCATATGCTGCTGTTTACACATACAATTTTGAAGCTTTATTCTTCCTATTTTATGCCAAATGTATGTTTAAGTAATAAGTTAGTAACTATCTCAAACTCTATAACTCGAAGTGCCAATTAGCTGCTCTATATAAAGCCAATAAAAGAAGTGAATATACTAAATCAAGAAGTAATATAATAATGAAGGGAAGCTTCTTACAGTATCTTTGGTTTTGCTAAGAACTTCTTCGTTCAAGGAAATCACTCCGTTGACAGTTCCAAGTCTGCCAAAGGAGATCCCCCATGTTATCAAGTCTGTTGATAAGAAATCAAATGATTGTGCAACACCAACTGGAAATACAAAAAGAATTTTACGAGTAAGATTCTAAATGAGGGAGTAACCTGACAAATCTAAATATAAGAATGTGGAAAATAGTGAAAGGCAAATACCTGTAATTGATGtaaaatatataacaaatgcACACACCATTGATATTGCTTACCTTCAGTAAAATCTTCTATATTGCTTCTTACTCTGCGAGACGGATTTCTCCGAGAATTATTCATGGCCTAAAAGGAGATTGTATAAGATTTATTGTTtatgataaatagaaaaaataagcAATAAATCTCAAAGCCTAGAATGCAATTCTGAACCTTCAAAAGACCTTCTATGACTATGCAACATTCGGAAAACTATCAACTTTACGCACTCATATAAGATTTTAGGACTAATGATAAATGTCATACCTCTTCAAACTTCCGTGGTGATATGATTAGACATTCATCATCAGGAGCGTCCGAAGATTGTTGTTGAGGTTGGACACTCGGAGGAGCAGCTAGAGCCAGGTTCTCACTAGGAGGTGGGTGGTTAAGGTCCAAATCTACTACCCATGCCAATCTTCTTGCTCTTTCAGCCTCACTCTCATTCACTTGTTGAAAGTAACTCGATCCTCCTATGCTCATGCCAAGAAGCTGATTCATTATCTTCAAAATACAATCCTGAACATCTAAAACAGGTATGAGGTC belongs to Rosa chinensis cultivar Old Blush chromosome 4, RchiOBHm-V2, whole genome shotgun sequence and includes:
- the LOC121052561 gene encoding uncharacterized protein LOC121052561, with the protein product MGSREGSETENPKQNSKNCFQSMQLILNKDTLIMDCILKIMNQLLGMSIGGSSYFQQVNESEAERARRLAWVVDLDLNHPPPSENLALAAPPSVQPQQQSSDAPDDECLIISPRKFEEAMNNSRRNPSRRVRSNIEDFTEDLELSTE